A portion of the Chromobacterium sp. IIBBL 290-4 genome contains these proteins:
- a CDS encoding ATP-binding cassette domain-containing protein, giving the protein MALITVEKACLAFGHHALLDNVDFALEPGEAVGLIGRNGAGKSSLLKGIAGAVQLDDGRINTKGDVKVAYVPQEPEFQDGHTVFEAVAEGLGDLKALLTDYHKITQQLTQADADHEQALARMETIQHELEARGGWQFDALISSTLSHLDLDPDVRIEALSGGWKKRVALARALASKPDVLLLDEPTNHLDVSAIEWLEGLIKNFAGSVLLITHDRRFLDNVATRIIELDRGMLRSYPGSFSAYQVRKAEELAIEEEQNRVFDKFHAQEEAWIRKGVEARRTRNEGRVRRLEAIRRERSSRRERVGQVNFQLDAGERSGKLVAELEHVSKGFGDKKLIRDFTSRILRGDKIGLIGPNGAGKTTLLKLILGELEPDAGEVKQGTKLEIAYFDQFREQLDEETSVADIISQGNDFVEIGGVKKHVMSYLEDFLFSPQRARSPVRSLSGGERNRLLLARLFTRPANVLVLDEPTNDLDIDTLELLEDVIAQYSGTVFLVSHDRAFLDNVVTQVIAFEGEGKLEEYPGGYQDWLDAKKRMAEFAPAEKAKDAAPAAAPARQDKPKAARNKLSYNETRELAALPDQISALEAEQAELNQRLLDPNCYRDTPKEAIAWQQRVEAIDELLLEKLARWEELEQRAN; this is encoded by the coding sequence ATGGCCCTGATTACCGTCGAGAAAGCCTGCCTGGCTTTCGGACACCACGCCCTCCTGGACAACGTAGACTTCGCCCTAGAACCGGGCGAGGCGGTCGGCCTGATCGGCCGCAACGGCGCGGGCAAATCGTCGCTGCTCAAAGGCATCGCCGGCGCGGTGCAGCTGGATGACGGCCGCATCAACACCAAGGGCGACGTCAAGGTCGCCTATGTGCCGCAAGAGCCGGAATTCCAAGACGGCCACACCGTGTTCGAAGCGGTGGCCGAGGGCCTGGGCGACTTGAAAGCCCTGCTCACCGACTATCACAAGATCACCCAGCAGCTCACCCAGGCCGACGCCGACCACGAACAGGCGCTCGCCCGCATGGAGACCATCCAGCACGAGCTGGAAGCGCGCGGCGGCTGGCAGTTCGACGCGCTGATCTCATCCACGCTCAGCCACCTGGACCTGGACCCGGACGTGCGCATCGAGGCGCTGTCCGGCGGCTGGAAAAAGCGCGTGGCCCTGGCGCGCGCGCTGGCGTCCAAGCCGGACGTGCTGCTGCTGGACGAGCCGACCAACCATCTGGATGTCTCGGCCATCGAGTGGCTGGAAGGCCTGATCAAGAATTTCGCCGGCAGCGTGCTCTTGATCACCCACGACCGCCGCTTCCTGGACAACGTCGCCACCCGCATCATCGAGCTGGACCGCGGCATGCTGCGCAGCTATCCGGGCAGTTTCTCCGCCTACCAGGTGCGCAAGGCGGAAGAGCTGGCGATCGAAGAAGAGCAAAACCGCGTGTTCGACAAATTCCACGCCCAGGAAGAGGCGTGGATACGCAAGGGCGTGGAGGCGCGCCGCACCCGCAACGAGGGCCGCGTGCGCCGGCTGGAAGCCATCCGCCGCGAGCGCTCGTCGCGCCGCGAACGCGTGGGCCAAGTGAACTTCCAGCTGGACGCCGGCGAGCGCTCCGGCAAGCTGGTGGCCGAGCTGGAGCACGTCAGCAAGGGCTTCGGCGACAAGAAACTGATCCGCGACTTCACCAGCCGCATCCTGCGCGGCGACAAGATCGGCCTGATCGGGCCAAATGGCGCCGGCAAGACCACGCTGCTGAAGCTGATCCTGGGCGAGCTGGAGCCGGACGCGGGCGAGGTGAAGCAAGGCACCAAGCTGGAAATCGCCTACTTCGACCAATTCCGCGAGCAATTGGACGAGGAAACCAGCGTCGCCGACATCATCAGCCAGGGCAATGATTTCGTCGAAATCGGCGGCGTGAAGAAGCATGTGATGAGCTACCTGGAAGACTTTTTGTTCTCGCCGCAGCGCGCCCGCAGCCCGGTGCGCTCGCTGTCCGGCGGCGAACGCAACCGCCTGCTGCTGGCGCGGCTGTTCACCCGCCCGGCCAATGTGCTGGTGCTGGACGAGCCGACCAATGACCTGGACATCGACACGCTGGAGTTGCTGGAAGACGTGATCGCCCAATACAGCGGCACCGTGTTCCTGGTCAGCCACGACCGCGCCTTCCTCGACAATGTGGTGACCCAGGTCATCGCCTTCGAGGGCGAGGGCAAGCTGGAAGAGTACCCCGGCGGCTACCAGGACTGGCTGGACGCCAAAAAGCGCATGGCTGAATTCGCCCCGGCGGAAAAGGCCAAGGATGCCGCCCCGGCCGCCGCGCCCGCGCGCCAGGACAAGCCCAAGGCCGCCCGCAACAAGCTCTCTTACAACGAAACCCGCGAGCTGGCGGCGTTGCCGGACCAGATCAGCGCGCTGGAAGCCGAACAGGCCGAGCTGAACCAACGCCTGCTCGACCCCAACTGCTACCGCGACACGCCCAAGGAAGCCATCGCCTGGCAACAGCGCGTGGAAGCCATAGACGAGTTGCTGCTGGAAAAACTGGCGCGCTGGGAAGAGCTGGAGCAACGCGCCAACTAA
- a CDS encoding protein YgfX gives MKDGKALLQPFALTLRRSRLWLCLVSAALLAGSAVVLLYLHASYAMILPAAVLFAWRALRADGWAGAAAPDRLEVDPQGRLFWCEGALRQQVEARGDCFVTPLLTVLNVDAEGGRRSVMLWPDSADAEARRQLRVYLLWFHSPQRTESKESA, from the coding sequence TTGAAAGACGGCAAGGCGCTGCTGCAGCCGTTCGCGCTTACGCTCCGGCGCTCCCGCTTATGGCTCTGCCTGGTGTCGGCGGCGCTGCTGGCCGGTTCGGCGGTGGTTTTGCTTTATCTGCATGCCAGTTACGCCATGATCCTGCCAGCCGCGGTCTTGTTCGCCTGGCGCGCGCTGCGGGCCGATGGCTGGGCGGGCGCGGCCGCGCCGGACCGGCTGGAAGTCGACCCGCAAGGCAGGCTGTTCTGGTGCGAAGGGGCGCTGAGACAGCAAGTGGAGGCGCGCGGCGATTGTTTCGTCACGCCGCTGCTGACGGTGCTCAATGTCGATGCCGAAGGCGGGCGCCGCAGCGTGATGCTGTGGCCGGATTCGGCCGATGCCGAGGCGCGCCGCCAATTAAGAGTCTACTTGCTGTGGTTCCACTCGCCGCAGCGCACTGAATCGAAAGAATCCGCATGA
- a CDS encoding sigma-70 family RNA polymerase sigma factor has translation MLLDNLDRLRRYARVLERNAAAADDLVQDALERAWRNWRQWRTGSDIRPWLFSILHNQHVDHLRRARQPAELSEDEWERLSVPPGHESESQLRDLSRVLARLPDEQREVLLLVVVEEMRY, from the coding sequence TTGCTGCTGGACAACCTGGACCGGCTGCGCCGCTACGCGCGAGTGCTGGAGCGGAATGCAGCCGCCGCCGACGATCTGGTGCAGGACGCGCTGGAGCGGGCCTGGCGCAACTGGCGGCAGTGGCGGACCGGCTCGGACATCCGCCCCTGGCTATTCAGCATCCTGCACAACCAGCATGTCGATCACCTGCGGCGCGCGCGGCAGCCGGCCGAACTGTCCGAGGACGAATGGGAGCGGCTGTCCGTGCCACCCGGCCATGAAAGCGAATCGCAGTTGCGGGATCTCAGCCGCGTGCTGGCGCGCCTGCCTGATGAGCAAAGGGAAGTGCTGCTCCTGGTAGTGGTGGAAGAGATGCGCTACTAG
- a CDS encoding anti-sigma factor, with protein sequence MTEPNADSLQAYLDGELPPREAAELEAWLARHPETAEKLDQLRCQDDALRQLWALPKREPVPSRLLAAARPPARRAPPPWLRQGIAAGLVFALGLGGGWYGQQAYQASGYAAEGGMIADSLPRQAAMAHVVYSPDIQRPVEIGADQEAQMIAWLSQRMRSPIKPPRLAQAGYELIGGRLLPGEQGPVAQFMYHDPSGLRVTLYVANGVSPRNEAGFHYASQGPVNVYYWWSQGQGYALSAGMPRERLAGLARLAQRQLAAHPAAAETPPRPLM encoded by the coding sequence ATGACCGAGCCTAATGCTGATAGCTTGCAAGCTTATCTGGATGGAGAGCTGCCCCCGCGGGAGGCGGCGGAACTGGAAGCCTGGCTGGCCCGGCATCCTGAGACCGCGGAAAAACTGGATCAATTGCGGTGCCAGGACGATGCGCTGCGGCAGCTGTGGGCGCTGCCCAAGCGCGAGCCCGTGCCATCCCGTTTGCTGGCCGCGGCCAGACCGCCGGCCAGGCGCGCGCCGCCGCCCTGGCTGCGCCAGGGCATCGCCGCCGGCCTGGTGTTCGCGCTGGGCCTAGGCGGCGGCTGGTATGGACAACAAGCCTATCAGGCCAGCGGCTACGCGGCGGAAGGGGGGATGATCGCGGACAGCCTCCCGCGGCAGGCGGCCATGGCGCATGTGGTCTACAGCCCCGACATCCAGCGCCCGGTCGAGATCGGCGCGGATCAGGAGGCGCAAATGATCGCCTGGCTCTCGCAGCGCATGCGCAGCCCCATCAAGCCGCCCCGCCTGGCTCAGGCGGGCTATGAGCTGATAGGAGGCCGCCTGCTGCCTGGGGAGCAAGGTCCGGTCGCCCAGTTCATGTACCACGACCCCTCCGGCTTGCGTGTCACGCTGTATGTAGCGAACGGCGTCAGCCCCAGGAACGAGGCCGGATTTCACTACGCCAGCCAGGGACCGGTCAATGTCTACTATTGGTGGAGCCAGGGCCAGGGATACGCGCTCTCCGCCGGTATGCCGCGTGAGCGGCTGGCCGGCCTGGCGCGATTGGCGCAGCGGCAATTGGCCGCGCATCCAGCGGCAGCGGAGACGCCTCCTCGCCCACTGATGTAA
- a CDS encoding C40 family peptidase, whose amino-acid sequence MKDDLLMEAGASRRRLLQGAALAGLAALLAACGTTPPQKTSQRQPSRPGKPGGDTTLSNLQADGDGREILLYTIGLLDGGYQFGGNNPEAGLDCSGMVSYIYQNAVGIKLPHNAARIAALARPISDSQMQVGDLVFFNTMKRPFSHMGIFIGDGKFVHAPRTNSTIRVARLDNVYFAPRYEGARTVLRT is encoded by the coding sequence ATGAAAGACGATTTGCTGATGGAGGCCGGCGCAAGCCGCCGCCGCCTGCTGCAAGGCGCGGCGCTGGCCGGCCTCGCCGCCCTGCTCGCCGCCTGCGGCACCACCCCGCCGCAGAAAACCAGCCAACGCCAGCCCAGCCGCCCCGGCAAACCGGGCGGCGATACCACGCTGTCCAATCTGCAAGCCGACGGCGACGGCCGCGAAATCCTGCTGTACACCATCGGCCTGCTGGACGGCGGCTACCAGTTCGGCGGCAACAACCCCGAAGCCGGACTGGATTGCAGCGGCATGGTCAGCTACATCTACCAGAACGCCGTGGGCATCAAGCTGCCGCACAATGCCGCCCGCATCGCGGCGCTGGCGCGCCCGATCTCGGACAGCCAGATGCAAGTCGGCGACCTGGTGTTCTTCAACACCATGAAACGCCCGTTCTCGCATATGGGCATCTTCATCGGCGACGGCAAGTTCGTCCACGCGCCGCGCACCAACAGCACCATACGGGTGGCGCGGCTGGACAATGTCTACTTCGCGCCGCGCTATGAAGGCGCGCGCACCGTATTGCGCACCTGA
- a CDS encoding ABC transporter substrate-binding protein: MLRLPGWRLAAALFCLSGAGQAAPLRACASDIDFPPFAFTASSGFAGGAQDTGLAINVLQRALRRAGREPAVIQRLPWRRCREGVAHGQTDIAIDVPTSELDPKRALATEAYATVHHLYFYSTRKFPTAPPLRALSDLKRYTVCGLFGSHLDVFGIAPSRQDSSAKNERSAIGKVMEGRCDVFIEIREVVDSLSQRDAAMRDLFAAAPLRHEPLPGDMPSGLHYEISLALKDAPALQRSFNATILDLINNKEMPRMMP; this comes from the coding sequence ATGCTGCGCCTGCCCGGCTGGCGGCTGGCGGCCGCGCTCTTCTGCCTGTCAGGCGCCGGCCAAGCCGCCCCTCTGCGCGCCTGCGCCTCCGATATCGACTTCCCGCCCTTCGCCTTCACCGCCTCATCGGGCTTCGCCGGCGGCGCGCAAGACACCGGCCTCGCCATCAATGTGCTGCAGCGCGCGCTGCGGCGAGCCGGGCGCGAACCGGCGGTCATCCAGCGGCTGCCCTGGCGCCGCTGCAGGGAAGGCGTCGCCCACGGCCAGACCGACATCGCCATCGACGTGCCCACCTCCGAGCTGGACCCCAAGCGCGCCTTGGCCACCGAGGCCTATGCCACGGTCCATCACCTGTACTTCTACTCCACCCGCAAATTCCCCACCGCGCCGCCGCTGCGCGCCCTGTCCGATCTCAAGCGCTACACCGTGTGCGGCTTGTTCGGCAGCCATTTGGATGTGTTCGGCATCGCCCCTTCCCGCCAGGACAGCAGCGCCAAAAACGAACGCAGCGCGATAGGCAAAGTCATGGAGGGCCGCTGCGATGTGTTCATCGAAATCCGCGAGGTGGTAGACAGCCTGTCGCAACGCGACGCCGCCATGCGCGACTTGTTCGCTGCCGCGCCGCTCCGCCACGAGCCCTTGCCTGGCGACATGCCCAGCGGCCTGCATTACGAGATCAGCCTGGCGCTGAAAGACGCGCCCGCCCTGCAGCGCTCCTTCAACGCCACCATCCTCGACCTGATCAACAACAAGGAAATGCCGAGGATGATGCCTTAG
- the folC gene encoding bifunctional tetrahydrofolate synthase/dihydrofolate synthase, producing MTTRTTLDDWLRWQEGLHISAIDMGLARVTRVREAMKLQPACPVIMVAGTNGKGSTCAMLSAIFRAAGYKVGTYTSPHILQYNERIAIDLKPASDARIIEAFEAIDAARGDTTLTYFEFGTLAAVHCFVAEKVDVIILEVGLGGRLDAVNIFEPDVSVVVSVDLDHQAILGDNREDIGFEKAGIYRAGKPAICVDPEPPQRLIDHAAEIGADLKLFRRDFGFTRMDNQWSFHSGDYHRHALPIPALRGAYQMSNACGALAALEAIKGKLPVGIGAVKQGLVEVEWPGRFQVLPGRPAVVLDVGHNPHAVKAMTAALKQLPYAETRYAVFSMLADKDMAGVIELARGEFDHWLAAGLDMPRGQSGEAIAQTLKQSGIDNVKAYDTVANAWSAALSQAGDNDRIVVFGSFHTVAEVLEARRHPV from the coding sequence ATGACGACAAGAACAACGCTGGATGATTGGCTGCGCTGGCAAGAGGGCCTGCACATCAGCGCCATCGACATGGGGCTGGCCCGCGTGACGCGCGTGCGCGAGGCGATGAAGCTGCAGCCGGCCTGTCCGGTCATCATGGTGGCTGGCACCAATGGCAAGGGCTCCACCTGCGCCATGCTGTCCGCCATCTTCCGCGCCGCCGGCTACAAGGTGGGGACGTATACCTCGCCGCATATTCTGCAATACAACGAACGCATCGCCATCGATCTCAAACCGGCCAGCGACGCGCGCATCATCGAAGCTTTCGAGGCCATCGACGCTGCCCGCGGCGACACCACGCTGACCTATTTCGAGTTTGGCACGCTGGCGGCTGTGCATTGCTTCGTCGCCGAAAAAGTGGATGTGATCATCCTGGAAGTGGGCCTGGGCGGACGCCTGGACGCGGTCAATATCTTCGAGCCCGACGTGTCGGTCGTCGTCAGCGTCGATCTGGACCATCAAGCCATCCTGGGCGACAACCGCGAGGACATCGGCTTCGAGAAGGCCGGCATCTACCGCGCCGGCAAGCCGGCGATCTGCGTCGATCCCGAGCCGCCGCAGCGCCTGATCGATCACGCCGCCGAAATCGGCGCCGATCTCAAGCTGTTCCGCCGCGATTTCGGCTTCACCCGCATGGATAATCAATGGTCTTTCCATAGCGGCGACTACCATCGCCACGCGCTGCCTATCCCGGCTTTGCGCGGCGCGTATCAAATGAGCAATGCCTGCGGCGCGCTGGCCGCGCTGGAGGCGATCAAGGGCAAGCTGCCGGTGGGCATAGGCGCGGTCAAGCAAGGTTTGGTGGAAGTGGAGTGGCCGGGCCGCTTCCAGGTGCTGCCGGGCCGTCCGGCGGTGGTGCTGGATGTCGGCCACAATCCGCACGCGGTCAAGGCGATGACGGCGGCGTTGAAGCAACTGCCTTACGCCGAAACGCGCTACGCCGTGTTCTCCATGCTGGCCGACAAGGATATGGCCGGCGTGATCGAGCTCGCGCGCGGCGAATTCGACCACTGGCTGGCGGCGGGGCTGGACATGCCGCGCGGCCAGAGCGGCGAGGCGATCGCTCAAACGTTGAAACAGTCGGGCATAGACAATGTAAAAGCTTATGATACCGTGGCGAACGCATGGTCCGCCGCCTTATCGCAAGCCGGCGACAATGATAGAATCGTCGTTTTCGGGTCTTTCCACACTGTAGCCGAGGTGTTGGAAGCCCGGCGTCACCCGGTTTGA
- a CDS encoding YncE family protein, which translates to MRKAFPLLTALLWAVVQAATAQPFDADIHNNTLAVSPNERMAVAGNSQTAELKVYDLASGKLAATLPGFVTPRNIVFSPDGQRFYVTGSSKGVLERWNAATLKLEANLALGPGAFGSAIDRAGTHLYVNNQAANSVSVVDLADWRVIKVIPGFSGPRQGIKLSPDGATLYVTNFRSDKLSVLDTQTLTLRQEIGGFDKIRAISISADGGTLYAANSGNDTLSRVDTKTGKITATAPVGREPYGAALRPDGKALYAGNLKSDSLTEVALPDFKPAAQIGGLSGPRQAISFSRDSRKAWVLNEDLGLAEVDLSARAIIREIPPSTN; encoded by the coding sequence ATGCGAAAAGCCTTCCCGCTGCTGACCGCCTTATTGTGGGCTGTCGTCCAAGCTGCAACCGCCCAACCCTTCGACGCCGACATCCACAACAATACGCTGGCAGTCAGTCCGAACGAGCGCATGGCCGTCGCAGGCAACAGCCAGACTGCCGAACTGAAGGTATATGACCTGGCGAGCGGCAAACTCGCGGCCACGCTTCCCGGCTTCGTCACGCCCCGCAATATCGTCTTCTCCCCGGACGGACAGCGCTTTTACGTGACGGGCAGCAGCAAGGGCGTGCTGGAAAGGTGGAACGCCGCCACGCTCAAGCTGGAAGCCAACCTGGCCCTGGGGCCGGGCGCGTTCGGCAGCGCCATCGACCGCGCGGGCACCCATCTCTATGTGAACAACCAGGCGGCCAATAGCGTCAGCGTGGTGGACCTGGCCGACTGGCGGGTAATCAAGGTCATCCCCGGCTTCTCCGGCCCGCGCCAAGGCATCAAGCTGTCGCCCGACGGCGCAACTCTTTATGTCACCAACTTCCGCAGCGACAAACTGAGCGTGCTGGACACTCAAACCCTGACGCTGCGCCAGGAGATCGGCGGCTTCGACAAGATACGCGCCATCTCGATCTCCGCCGACGGCGGCACCCTGTACGCGGCCAACAGCGGCAATGACACGCTGTCCCGGGTGGATACCAAAACCGGCAAGATCACGGCCACCGCGCCGGTGGGCCGCGAACCCTACGGCGCCGCGCTGCGGCCGGACGGCAAGGCCTTGTACGCGGGCAATCTGAAAAGCGACTCGCTGACCGAGGTCGCGCTGCCCGACTTCAAGCCCGCGGCGCAGATCGGCGGCCTGTCGGGTCCGCGCCAGGCCATCAGCTTCAGCCGCGACAGCCGCAAGGCCTGGGTGTTGAACGAAGATTTGGGTCTGGCCGAGGTGGACTTGTCCGCGCGCGCGATCATCCGGGAGATTCCGCCATCGACCAACTGA
- a CDS encoding substrate-binding domain-containing protein, which translates to MSAQAAGCARGFGWMAKLVGASLAVSIGLASAPAMAAEIVYITAKADLPFWDTVGKGVKSVAAARGYSFSEMDSKLSADIQLNNVRQAVDRHAAGIVISPINSKAAEDALTLAKRAGIPVSIADIGTTGGDYVSFVKSDNYRGAYDVGVELAAAFKGRGWDGASYGMITIELSRKNGQDRSNGFRDAMKDAGFPVEIVLRQMKDYSAEETYRYVKEILAAHPKIRGFFIETDQPVEGAMRAIREAGKEKQVLLVSFDAMPDVVKLLKSDALIAVGMQQPYLMGGSAADALVSHLQGRKPAKEILVPILVATGRTVDQLMSVAAKTVFGKPGK; encoded by the coding sequence ATGAGTGCTCAAGCGGCAGGATGCGCGCGCGGTTTCGGCTGGATGGCCAAGCTCGTGGGCGCGTCGTTGGCGGTGTCCATCGGCTTGGCGTCGGCGCCGGCCATGGCGGCCGAAATTGTGTACATCACCGCCAAGGCGGACTTGCCGTTTTGGGATACGGTGGGGAAGGGCGTCAAATCGGTGGCGGCGGCGCGCGGTTATTCTTTTTCTGAAATGGATAGCAAGCTCAGCGCCGACATCCAATTGAACAATGTCCGGCAGGCGGTGGATCGCCACGCGGCGGGCATTGTGATTTCCCCCATCAATAGCAAGGCGGCGGAGGATGCGCTGACGCTGGCGAAACGGGCGGGCATACCCGTGTCCATCGCCGATATCGGCACCACCGGCGGCGATTACGTCAGCTTCGTCAAGTCGGATAATTATCGCGGCGCTTACGATGTGGGCGTGGAACTGGCCGCCGCCTTCAAGGGGCGGGGCTGGGATGGCGCCAGCTACGGCATGATCACCATAGAACTGAGCCGCAAAAACGGCCAGGACCGCAGCAACGGCTTTCGCGACGCGATGAAGGACGCGGGTTTCCCGGTGGAAATCGTGCTCAGGCAGATGAAGGATTATTCGGCCGAGGAGACTTATCGCTACGTCAAGGAAATCCTGGCGGCGCACCCCAAGATCCGTGGCTTCTTCATCGAGACCGATCAGCCGGTGGAGGGCGCGATGCGCGCCATCCGCGAGGCCGGCAAGGAAAAGCAGGTATTGCTGGTTTCCTTTGACGCGATGCCCGACGTGGTCAAGCTGTTGAAGAGCGACGCGCTGATCGCGGTCGGCATGCAGCAGCCTTATCTGATGGGCGGCTCCGCGGCCGACGCGCTGGTGTCGCACTTGCAAGGCCGCAAGCCGGCCAAGGAAATTCTGGTGCCCATCCTGGTGGCGACCGGCCGCACGGTGGATCAGCTGATGTCGGTGGCGGCGAAAACGGTATTCGGCAAACCCGGCAAGTAA